A stretch of bacterium DNA encodes these proteins:
- the ppk1 gene encoding polyphosphate kinase 1 produces MKEYPLYDRELSWVAFNGRVLQEAADDRVPLYERLKFLAIYSSNLDEFFRVRIAGIRSLMSLAKKKREELELDPAALLGELYTRIDHQQEEFGRIFQELLGHLRSRGVQLLTEEEVGEQQLLTIRSYFRENVRPFLDAHILGMRRKDDFLRNRALYMLVSLKPLSGEDAEVTGCVTIPTDTLPRFVPLPTEDGTHAYMFLDDVIRMNLPVVFEDWEVDGAWSVKLNRDADLRIEDEFSGDIVKKIQHALSKRETGVPARFLYDPGMPDALLRRVRKHYGLKKEDLFPGGRYHNFHDFFSFPNPLGAEVKDEELPALEYLPFAQATSLFDAVRERDHLLHFPYMQFDPVVRFLEEAARDEAVEQISITLYRIASHSAIGNALMDAARQGKRVNVFMEIKARFDEEANIFWSERLKEAGANVMYSIPGLKVHAKMYHIVRREGKKKRHYVYLGTGNFNEKTAGLYCDHGYFTADKETGKEAAAVFDILSKRRVGYEFSHLLVAQFNLRKEINRRIEREIAHAKEGRPASILMKMNSLEDPKIIRRLYRASRAGVQVTLIVRGICCLVPSMDGVSENIVARSIVDRYLEHARVYQFHNDGEEEVFLASADMMRRNLNRRIEVAFPVKDPALMADLHAMLDAQLSDDTKARLIDPEQQNSYFFADAHAETARAQTAFYAYLKDRDYTRLPGDDGPQD; encoded by the coding sequence ATGAAAGAATATCCCCTTTACGACAGGGAGCTCAGCTGGGTAGCCTTCAATGGCAGGGTCCTTCAGGAAGCCGCCGATGATCGCGTCCCTCTTTACGAGCGTTTGAAATTCCTCGCCATTTATTCATCCAATCTCGATGAATTTTTCCGCGTGCGTATCGCGGGTATCCGTAGCCTGATGTCGCTCGCGAAAAAGAAACGCGAAGAGCTCGAGCTCGATCCTGCGGCGCTGCTCGGAGAGCTGTATACCCGTATCGACCATCAGCAGGAAGAGTTCGGACGCATTTTCCAGGAGCTGCTCGGCCACCTGCGCTCGCGCGGCGTGCAGCTGCTGACCGAAGAGGAAGTCGGCGAGCAGCAGCTGCTGACCATTCGCAGTTATTTCCGGGAAAATGTCAGGCCCTTTCTCGATGCGCACATACTGGGTATGCGCAGGAAAGATGATTTCCTCCGCAACCGCGCGCTGTACATGCTGGTGTCTCTCAAGCCGTTGAGTGGCGAGGACGCCGAGGTAACGGGCTGTGTGACAATTCCCACCGACACCCTGCCGCGGTTCGTGCCGCTTCCGACCGAGGACGGGACGCATGCATACATGTTCCTCGATGATGTCATCAGGATGAATCTTCCGGTGGTATTTGAAGACTGGGAAGTGGACGGTGCGTGGTCGGTGAAGCTGAACAGGGATGCGGATCTGCGCATCGAAGACGAGTTCTCGGGCGATATCGTCAAGAAAATTCAGCATGCACTTTCCAAACGCGAGACTGGCGTTCCCGCGCGCTTCCTGTACGATCCCGGCATGCCCGATGCCCTGCTGCGCAGGGTACGCAAGCATTATGGACTGAAAAAGGAAGATCTGTTTCCCGGTGGACGGTATCACAATTTCCACGACTTCTTTTCCTTCCCGAACCCTCTCGGTGCGGAGGTGAAGGACGAGGAGCTGCCCGCACTCGAATACCTGCCCTTCGCGCAGGCCACATCGCTCTTCGATGCCGTGCGGGAGCGCGACCATTTGCTGCATTTTCCCTACATGCAGTTCGATCCCGTAGTGCGCTTTCTCGAAGAAGCTGCGCGGGATGAAGCGGTGGAGCAGATCTCCATCACCCTCTATCGCATCGCCTCGCATTCCGCTATTGGAAATGCGCTGATGGATGCCGCACGTCAGGGCAAGCGGGTCAACGTATTCATGGAAATCAAGGCCCGTTTCGACGAGGAAGCGAACATTTTCTGGTCGGAGCGGCTCAAGGAAGCCGGTGCCAACGTCATGTACAGCATCCCGGGATTGAAAGTCCATGCCAAGATGTACCATATCGTGCGGCGGGAAGGGAAGAAGAAACGCCATTACGTGTATCTCGGCACGGGAAATTTCAACGAGAAGACGGCAGGACTTTACTGCGACCACGGCTACTTCACCGCGGACAAGGAAACGGGAAAGGAAGCCGCCGCCGTATTCGATATTCTCTCCAAACGGCGCGTAGGATATGAGTTCTCTCACCTGCTTGTTGCCCAGTTCAATCTCCGCAAAGAGATCAACCGGCGCATCGAACGCGAAATCGCACACGCGAAAGAAGGGCGTCCCGCGTCCATTCTGATGAAGATGAACAGCCTGGAGGATCCGAAAATCATCCGCCGGCTCTACCGGGCATCGCGCGCCGGTGTGCAGGTCACGCTGATTGTTCGCGGTATCTGCTGCCTCGTCCCGTCGATGGACGGCGTGAGCGAGAACATCGTCGCCCGCAGTATCGTCGATCGTTATCTGGAGCATGCCCGGGTGTACCAGTTCCACAATGACGGGGAGGAGGAAGTGTTTCTCGCCTCCGCCGACATGATGCGGCGCAATCTCAACCGGCGCATCGAAGTCGCCTTCCCGGTAAAGGATCCGGCCCTGATGGCGGACCTGCATGCGATGCTGGATGCGCAGCTCAGCGACGACACCAAGGCGCGTCTCATCGATCCGGAACAGCAGAACAGTTACTTCTTCGCCGATGCGCATGCGGAGACTGCTCGTGCGCAGACGGCATTTTACGCATACCTGAAGGATCGTGATTATACGCGATTGCCTGGAGATGATGGACCGCAGGATTGA
- a CDS encoding histidine phosphatase family protein, translating to MKTLFIVRHAKSSWKQEFLTDFERPLNKRGHRDAPVMAAVLKERGVKPDYIRCSPANRALTTARLLAEGLGYDLDHIETDEHMYGAGDRQLKTIVQQLPDSAETAMIVGHNPGMMMLANRLAGFEEDNLPTCGIVCVRFEAETWSAVDDREGTIEYFEYPKKHT from the coding sequence GTGAAAACGTTGTTTATCGTACGACATGCAAAATCCAGCTGGAAGCAGGAGTTTCTGACCGACTTCGAGCGGCCGCTCAACAAGCGCGGTCACCGGGATGCCCCGGTGATGGCTGCCGTTCTCAAGGAGCGTGGTGTGAAACCGGATTACATCCGCTGCAGTCCCGCAAACCGTGCGCTCACCACCGCACGCCTGTTGGCGGAAGGACTCGGCTACGATCTCGATCATATCGAGACAGACGAGCACATGTATGGCGCAGGCGACCGCCAGTTGAAAACCATCGTTCAACAGCTCCCCGACTCTGCGGAGACAGCCATGATTGTCGGACACAATCCCGGCATGATGATGCTTGCGAACCGGCTGGCAGGGTTTGAAGAAGACAATCTCCCCACCTGCGGTATCGTCTGCGTGCGATTCGAGGCGGAAACGTGGAGTGCGGTCGATGACCGTGAAGGCACGATTGAATATTTTGAGTATCCGAAAAAACATACCTGA
- a CDS encoding outer membrane protein assembly factor, with protein sequence MRRVSIPAGIVLFTLASLLYSAVPSLAQSPGANTGVAASDTVVAGPEYAAGSLHRFFFGDLWRDAWTAPVRMPYLDLASYGGGLTPLHRGGGMQTASLRLKGGDGREYKFRSLNKDPSKTLEEKLRDTFVDDILQDLISTAHPYGALAASPILKSTGTLHAPPTLCIMPDSPALGEFRKEFGGMPGMIELHPDEIDKERGFAGSDKVVGTFSLLDKVQHDTEDRVQSVEFLKARIIDIFMGDWDRHTDQWRWARYEEGELDWWYPIPRDRDQAFCQYDGLIPWLATVLIPQLESCDEDYPGMQYLTYSGRHLDRRFLSGVPWSAYDSLVTYLLPLLSDEVLQESIDAFPKGLPEEGGNVLYHRLQSRRAQLRDAIRDYYEVLALDVDIYGSDEDEMLEVTRHADGSVEVIGRSRNKLERPPFFHRSFFPDETSELRIYLEGGDDVAIVRGHAPRGIIVRVIGGHGRDTFIDSSRVGALPLFRSQTCFYDHGDNSSFTYGSGTLIDRTHVREAKTKEERYEPPQRDWGWELLPGVMAGYNDDLGILIGGGPVFTRYGFRSDPYDYRLSLLAGFAPLEMLGKAELTADFRRVIAGHSFTLSAGYSGYEVLNFFGLGNRTKVDRGAEYSYAVKQTQLHFSPAVHFFLSKYVTLSAGFGFRYVTNDRDDETLYLSLVEPLGTENTSLAHVEAGLCYDSRDSEAWPSSGVFSDVRVRYYPAMLDLVSRFETVNADLRAYLPVDFITEWTLAFRAGGQYNHGKHPFFESAFLGGLSSARGYELNRFAGDAAMYGGVEWRGLLGNSSFIVPTDIGALLFVETGRVFLEEEQNHDIWHPSWGGGLWFAPVHRAYTFSASIGLSHETTRLDVAAGFAF encoded by the coding sequence ATGAGACGAGTCAGCATCCCCGCAGGTATCGTCCTATTTACTCTTGCATCCCTGCTGTATTCTGCCGTTCCATCACTTGCGCAGTCCCCCGGCGCCAACACGGGTGTGGCAGCTTCCGACACTGTCGTGGCGGGACCCGAGTACGCAGCCGGTAGCTTACATCGTTTCTTTTTCGGTGATCTCTGGCGCGATGCATGGACGGCGCCTGTGCGCATGCCATACCTCGACCTGGCATCGTATGGTGGTGGGCTCACTCCCCTCCATCGCGGCGGAGGGATGCAGACAGCTTCACTGCGGCTGAAGGGCGGCGACGGACGCGAATACAAATTCAGGTCGCTCAACAAGGATCCTTCGAAAACGCTCGAGGAAAAGCTGCGTGACACCTTCGTCGACGACATCCTGCAGGACCTCATCAGCACGGCGCATCCCTACGGAGCACTTGCGGCTTCACCGATCCTGAAATCTACCGGTACGCTGCATGCACCACCGACACTCTGCATCATGCCTGACAGTCCTGCACTCGGTGAGTTCAGAAAAGAATTCGGTGGCATGCCCGGGATGATCGAACTGCATCCGGACGAAATCGACAAAGAGCGCGGCTTCGCCGGATCAGACAAAGTCGTGGGTACGTTTTCCCTGCTCGACAAAGTGCAGCACGATACCGAAGACCGCGTGCAAAGCGTTGAATTCCTCAAGGCGCGCATCATCGATATTTTCATGGGTGACTGGGACCGGCATACCGATCAGTGGCGCTGGGCGCGATACGAAGAAGGAGAACTCGACTGGTGGTACCCCATTCCGCGAGACAGGGATCAGGCGTTCTGTCAGTACGACGGACTCATCCCGTGGCTCGCAACCGTTCTCATCCCGCAGCTTGAATCCTGTGACGAAGATTATCCGGGCATGCAGTATCTCACATACAGCGGCAGGCATCTCGACCGGCGCTTCCTGAGCGGCGTCCCCTGGTCTGCCTACGATTCGCTTGTCACGTACCTCCTCCCGCTGCTCAGTGACGAGGTGCTGCAGGAGTCCATCGATGCATTTCCAAAAGGCCTGCCGGAAGAAGGTGGCAATGTGCTGTATCATCGCCTGCAGTCACGCCGGGCGCAGCTTCGCGATGCGATACGGGATTATTACGAGGTACTGGCACTGGACGTCGATATCTACGGGAGCGATGAAGATGAGATGCTCGAGGTCACGCGTCATGCAGACGGCAGCGTTGAAGTCATTGGCCGCAGCAGGAATAAACTCGAGCGCCCCCCGTTCTTCCACCGCTCGTTCTTCCCCGATGAGACCTCGGAACTGCGCATTTATCTCGAAGGCGGCGACGATGTGGCCATTGTTCGGGGACACGCACCGCGCGGCATTATTGTGCGCGTAATCGGAGGACACGGACGCGACACTTTCATCGACAGTTCACGCGTGGGAGCGCTCCCCTTGTTCCGCAGCCAGACCTGTTTCTATGACCATGGCGACAATTCGTCCTTTACCTATGGTTCCGGAACCCTCATTGACCGCACGCATGTCAGGGAGGCGAAAACGAAAGAGGAACGCTACGAACCCCCACAACGCGACTGGGGTTGGGAATTACTTCCCGGTGTCATGGCTGGCTACAACGACGATCTTGGCATCCTGATCGGGGGCGGACCAGTGTTCACACGCTACGGATTCCGCAGCGATCCCTACGACTACCGGCTGAGTCTGCTTGCAGGCTTCGCCCCGCTTGAAATGCTGGGCAAGGCAGAGCTCACCGCCGATTTCCGCCGTGTGATTGCAGGACACAGTTTCACGCTTTCCGCCGGATACTCCGGCTACGAAGTTTTGAATTTCTTCGGTCTCGGAAACAGAACGAAAGTGGATCGGGGTGCTGAATACAGTTACGCGGTCAAGCAGACACAGCTGCATTTCAGTCCCGCTGTGCATTTTTTCCTCAGCAAGTATGTAACACTTTCGGCGGGCTTTGGCTTCCGCTATGTCACCAACGACCGGGATGACGAAACCCTCTATCTGTCTCTCGTCGAACCGTTGGGAACGGAAAACACATCCCTGGCTCACGTGGAAGCCGGCCTGTGCTACGACAGCAGGGACAGTGAAGCCTGGCCTTCATCCGGCGTTTTCTCCGATGTACGTGTGCGCTACTACCCTGCGATGCTCGACCTGGTCTCACGCTTTGAAACGGTGAATGCTGACCTGCGTGCCTATCTGCCGGTGGATTTCATCACCGAGTGGACGCTGGCCTTCCGTGCGGGCGGACAGTATAATCACGGGAAACATCCGTTCTTCGAGTCTGCGTTTCTCGGTGGACTCTCTTCAGCTCGCGGGTATGAGCTCAATCGCTTCGCGGGCGATGCTGCGATGTACGGTGGCGTCGAATGGCGGGGTCTTCTCGGAAACAGCTCTTTCATCGTCCCAACGGATATAGGCGCACTGCTATTCGTGGAGACAGGACGCGTATTCCTCGAAGAGGAGCAGAACCACGATATCTGGCATCCCTCCTGGGGCGGCGGATTGTGGTTCGCACCTGTCCATCGCGCATACACCTTCAGTGCCTCGATAGGACTCTCCCATGAGACCACGCGTCTCGATGTCGCAGCCGGCTTCGCGTTCTGA
- a CDS encoding HD domain-containing protein, with the protein MAEEHVSLTEQASSHVFKHFTKHLGKDYSFHNFAHTAEVVEAVVEIGEASGLQGQDLEVVVLAAWFHDTGITEVYTHHEQASADFAERFLKKRQYDRDAIAAVRNCILVTELDVAPTTLQEKVICDADLLHIGRKRFWSRAQLLRQELAAVAKQEFSEEEWLRKQVTFLEGRTFYTDYARAEYQDRLDKNLATVKTGLAAVERGEDVDFASLAPKGKKKKKDKQSGSNQAAGVKEILGKGDRGVETMFRITSRNHVSFSSMVDSKANIMISINALVISVIISVLFRKLDTNPYMAVPTFLFLAVCLTTIVYAVLASRPKVTSGMFTREDIEQKRANLLFFGNFYNVPVDDFEWGMREMLKDKDYLYGSMIRDFYYLGQVLGRKYHHLRVSYNVFMYGFVVSILLYVVMFLLFADQPIDLLPLGTG; encoded by the coding sequence ATGGCCGAAGAACATGTCTCTCTGACGGAACAGGCTTCTTCCCACGTGTTCAAGCATTTCACGAAACACCTCGGGAAGGATTACAGCTTTCACAACTTTGCGCACACCGCTGAGGTGGTCGAGGCCGTGGTGGAAATCGGTGAGGCGAGCGGGCTGCAGGGCCAGGATCTGGAAGTCGTCGTCCTCGCCGCCTGGTTTCACGACACGGGCATCACCGAGGTGTACACGCATCACGAACAGGCAAGTGCAGATTTCGCTGAACGCTTTCTAAAGAAGCGGCAGTATGATCGTGATGCGATCGCGGCTGTTCGAAACTGCATCCTCGTCACTGAACTCGACGTCGCTCCCACGACGCTTCAGGAAAAAGTGATCTGTGACGCGGATCTCCTGCACATCGGGAGGAAACGATTCTGGAGCCGTGCACAGCTGCTGCGACAGGAACTGGCCGCCGTCGCAAAACAGGAATTCAGCGAAGAGGAATGGCTGCGGAAGCAGGTCACATTTCTTGAAGGACGCACGTTTTATACTGACTACGCCAGAGCCGAATACCAGGACCGACTGGATAAAAACCTGGCTACGGTGAAAACAGGCCTGGCTGCAGTGGAGCGTGGGGAAGACGTTGATTTTGCTTCTCTGGCTCCGAAAGGAAAAAAGAAAAAGAAGGACAAACAGTCCGGAAGCAACCAGGCAGCAGGGGTGAAGGAAATACTCGGGAAAGGTGATCGCGGCGTGGAGACGATGTTCCGCATCACCTCACGCAATCACGTTAGCTTCAGCTCCATGGTCGACAGCAAGGCCAACATTATGATCAGTATCAATGCGTTGGTCATCTCGGTCATCATCAGCGTGCTGTTCCGGAAACTCGATACCAATCCCTACATGGCCGTCCCCACATTCCTTTTCCTGGCCGTCTGCCTGACAACCATTGTCTATGCGGTGCTGGCCTCGCGCCCCAAGGTCACCAGCGGCATGTTTACGCGGGAGGATATCGAACAGAAGCGGGCGAACCTGCTGTTTTTCGGAAATTTCTACAATGTGCCCGTTGATGATTTTGAATGGGGCATGCGTGAAATGCTGAAGGACAAAGATTACCTCTACGGGAGCATGATCCGGGATTTCTATTACCTCGGACAGGTGCTGGGACGTAAATACCACCATCTGCGTGTATCCTACAACGTATTCATGTACGGCTTCGTCGTATCCATCCTTCTGTACGTGGTCATGTTCCTGCTCTTCGCCGATCAGCCCATTGATCTGCTGCCGCTCGGGACTGGCTGA
- a CDS encoding phosphatase PAP2 family protein, translating to MIDVFTDDLRILGQDGLAYILAPLSFDSHDWIYAGGVLGVTGGLMLGDETWQEIPRSNQNTATLDVARTFDRGGHLPTMEIAAGATYLTGWLGGWEEVRVTGRLLLQSLIYSGITWYVVAVSAGRSRPSGHLGAYEFNPGQTDSNQQSIPSGHTNVAFSIATVLASRIDHWAASVLLYGAAAGVGLGRWYQDHHWASDVFLGAVIGYTAAKFAVHREEERMKKKGRPDWNLGLSPQGVSVQVYF from the coding sequence ATGATTGATGTGTTCACTGACGACCTGCGCATTCTTGGGCAGGACGGTCTCGCCTACATCCTGGCACCGCTGTCGTTTGATTCACACGACTGGATTTACGCCGGGGGCGTTCTGGGAGTAACCGGCGGATTGATGCTCGGTGATGAGACCTGGCAGGAAATCCCCAGAAGCAATCAGAACACAGCGACACTGGATGTCGCGAGAACCTTTGATCGTGGCGGACATCTGCCGACCATGGAAATTGCAGCGGGTGCGACATATCTCACAGGGTGGCTTGGTGGGTGGGAAGAAGTGCGCGTGACGGGGCGACTTCTCCTCCAGTCGTTGATCTACAGTGGCATTACCTGGTATGTTGTCGCGGTCAGTGCAGGACGCAGCCGTCCCTCCGGTCACCTCGGTGCGTATGAATTCAATCCCGGTCAGACCGACAGCAACCAGCAGTCCATTCCTTCGGGACATACCAATGTGGCATTTTCCATCGCGACCGTGCTCGCTTCCCGTATCGATCACTGGGCGGCGTCGGTACTTCTTTACGGTGCCGCGGCGGGTGTCGGACTGGGACGATGGTACCAGGATCATCACTGGGCATCGGATGTCTTTCTCGGGGCCGTTATCGGTTACACCGCGGCGAAATTCGCCGTGCACCGCGAGGAAGAGAGAATGAAGAAGAAGGGAAGACCAGACTGGAATCTCGGCCTCTCCCCTCAGGGCGTATCAGTGCAAGTTTACTTTTAA